One genomic region from Arthrobacter sp. YN encodes:
- a CDS encoding FAD-binding oxidoreductase yields MRGPVFTPADPGFAAEVAAFNLSTQHQPDLAFGALDAEDVSAAIHWAAERGVPVSVQSTGHGATNAIEGGLLISTRRMLELSIDPLEKTARVGAGVRWKAVVDLAGTFGLMGLCGSTTDVGVVGYTLGGGLPILGRKYGFASDHVIAFEIVTADGTLRRVTKDEDSELFFLLRGGKGNLGIVTAMEFHLFPGSDLYAGGIYFDGEHAPEVLQAFRGWAPALPVEASASLAFLRLPDMEMVPEPLRGKFVIHLRYAYQGDLAAAAELLEPMRRSAPFMMDATGPLDATAFDSIHQDPDQPVPVMEHGFLLNRLDAPEAETLLRHFGPGVESPVLLAELRLLGGALARSADGDDIVGGRDAAFSFFMGAIAVPPVVAMLPAVFNAVHDDLRPAANAGTFVNLHGHFVDAEDRERPWRATALERLRQAKAELDPQNMFSFGHVVGLPVIDQTVLLEDVVTAGGDAVLNN; encoded by the coding sequence GTGCGCGGTCCAGTGTTCACGCCTGCCGATCCCGGCTTCGCCGCTGAAGTAGCGGCCTTCAATTTATCCACACAGCACCAGCCCGATCTTGCCTTCGGAGCCCTCGACGCAGAGGATGTCTCGGCGGCGATACACTGGGCAGCGGAACGCGGTGTGCCCGTGTCCGTCCAGTCAACCGGGCACGGTGCCACCAACGCGATCGAGGGTGGCCTGCTGATCAGCACCCGACGAATGCTCGAGCTCAGTATTGATCCCTTGGAGAAGACAGCCCGCGTGGGTGCGGGTGTCCGATGGAAGGCCGTGGTGGATCTCGCCGGGACCTTCGGCCTCATGGGGCTCTGCGGTTCAACCACTGATGTTGGCGTGGTGGGTTACACGCTGGGTGGTGGGCTGCCGATCCTGGGTCGCAAATACGGATTCGCTTCCGACCACGTGATTGCGTTTGAAATCGTCACGGCGGACGGAACCCTGCGCAGGGTAACCAAGGACGAGGATTCGGAGCTGTTCTTCCTCCTGCGTGGCGGCAAGGGCAATCTGGGAATCGTCACGGCCATGGAATTCCATCTGTTCCCTGGCTCCGACCTCTACGCCGGCGGAATCTACTTTGACGGTGAGCATGCCCCTGAAGTCCTGCAGGCGTTCAGGGGTTGGGCGCCTGCCCTGCCTGTAGAGGCCTCGGCGTCACTTGCCTTCCTGCGGCTGCCGGATATGGAGATGGTGCCGGAACCCCTGCGCGGAAAGTTCGTGATCCACCTCCGTTATGCCTACCAGGGTGATCTGGCGGCGGCGGCAGAACTCCTGGAGCCGATGCGCCGGAGTGCACCGTTCATGATGGATGCCACCGGTCCCCTTGACGCCACTGCCTTCGACTCCATCCACCAGGACCCGGACCAGCCTGTTCCCGTGATGGAACACGGGTTCCTCCTGAACAGGCTGGATGCGCCGGAAGCCGAAACGCTTCTGCGGCACTTTGGCCCCGGCGTCGAAAGTCCCGTGCTGTTGGCCGAGCTCCGACTGCTCGGGGGTGCCTTGGCCAGGAGCGCAGACGGCGATGACATTGTGGGTGGTCGCGATGCTGCGTTCAGCTTCTTCATGGGTGCCATTGCCGTCCCGCCGGTGGTTGCGATGTTGCCCGCGGTTTTCAATGCAGTCCATGACGACCTTCGGCCGGCCGCCAATGCCGGAACCTTCGTGAACCTGCACGGCCACTTCGTGGATGCCGAAGACAGGGAACGGCCCTGGCGGGCAACGGCGTTGGAACGGCTCCGCCAGGCAAAGGCTGAGTTGGACCCGCAGAACATGTTCAGCTTCGGGCATGTAGTGGGGCTCCCGGTCATTGACCAGACCGTGTTGCTTGAAGACGTTGTGACCGCCGGCGGCGACGCCGTGCTGAACAACTAG
- a CDS encoding VOC family protein, protein MAIAKFPSVVIDCPDAAVLAAFYGELFGWDVEDKGDWFDIRPSDGSNCISFQQVEVYQAPVWPGQTIPQQMHLDMVVEDLDKGEEVALSLGATKADHQPGETFRVFLDPAGHPFCLCLS, encoded by the coding sequence ATGGCTATAGCTAAGTTCCCAAGTGTCGTCATCGATTGTCCCGACGCGGCTGTCTTGGCTGCCTTCTATGGCGAGCTCTTCGGCTGGGACGTCGAGGACAAGGGCGACTGGTTCGATATCCGCCCCAGCGACGGCAGTAACTGCATCTCCTTCCAGCAGGTGGAGGTGTACCAGGCGCCGGTGTGGCCCGGGCAGACCATTCCGCAGCAAATGCACTTGGACATGGTGGTGGAAGACCTGGACAAGGGCGAAGAAGTTGCGCTCTCGCTGGGGGCCACCAAGGCCGACCACCAGCCCGGTGAGACGTTCCGGGTGTTCCTTGATCCGGCCGGGCACCCGTTTTGTCTCTGCCTTAGCTAG
- a CDS encoding helix-turn-helix domain-containing protein: MTPHDDGTHRRQAVEAFVAWLASLDVVLSEEALLANRMMDVITSDPEVLLLEDASTRLYVSPRKLQRLARKYIGLSPAALIRRRRLQDAAERTRSDPTADLAAIAVELGYADHAHLTNDFQKYLGFTPSTYRRSAGES, from the coding sequence ATGACCCCGCACGACGACGGCACTCACCGCAGGCAGGCAGTGGAGGCCTTTGTTGCGTGGCTGGCTTCACTCGACGTAGTGCTCTCGGAGGAAGCGCTGCTCGCGAACCGGATGATGGATGTCATCACTTCCGATCCTGAGGTGCTCTTGCTTGAGGATGCGTCCACTCGGTTGTATGTCTCACCGCGAAAGCTTCAGAGGTTGGCCAGGAAGTACATAGGACTCAGCCCCGCAGCACTCATACGTCGCCGGAGGCTCCAGGATGCCGCAGAGCGTACCCGGTCCGATCCAACAGCGGACCTTGCGGCGATCGCCGTCGAACTTGGCTATGCCGATCACGCGCACCTGACAAACGACTTCCAAAAGTATCTGGGCTTCACGCCGAGTACGTACCGGAGGTCAGCTGGGGAGTCTTGA
- a CDS encoding cation:dicarboxylate symporter family transporter — protein MKIPTPTASVTPAAKKPLYKSLFFQILVAVVLGIAIGYLWPNAGSALRPLGDGFIQLIKMIIAPLIFLVIVTGISAVGDVKSVGRVGVKALIYFTGATLFALAFGLVVANLVQPGAGLNIDPASLSEDAVSAKTTTAPPKDAGQFLLGVIPTSVVGAFASNSLLQVLCFAIFFGAAIVVVGREKCKPVIDLMETTLELFFKIMSWVMRVAPIGAFGAMAFIIGQYGLSSLSTYALLIAACYGSALVFIGLLFVVAWVYPRVPLWQFIKYSREEFMLALGTASTESVLPRIMTKLTNAGCSRATTGLVVPTGYSFNLDGAALYLSISLLFLAQAFGHNLDLGQQLAALGILMLTSKGMAGVPGSAFLALSATAGALGIFPVAGVALLLGADRLMDSMRVVVNLLGNCVATFVVSKWEGQFDREAMLAAFRGEDTTPEDTTQRPSLRRSRLPS, from the coding sequence TTGAAAATTCCCACACCCACGGCTTCCGTGACTCCAGCAGCGAAGAAGCCACTGTACAAATCCTTGTTCTTCCAGATTCTGGTGGCCGTGGTGCTGGGGATCGCCATAGGGTACCTATGGCCAAACGCAGGTTCTGCCCTTCGCCCACTGGGCGACGGCTTCATTCAGCTCATCAAAATGATCATCGCTCCACTGATTTTTCTGGTCATCGTCACGGGGATCTCTGCCGTGGGGGACGTCAAGTCCGTAGGCCGCGTAGGTGTTAAGGCACTGATCTATTTCACCGGCGCCACACTCTTCGCCCTGGCATTTGGGTTGGTGGTTGCCAATCTTGTGCAGCCGGGCGCGGGCCTGAACATTGACCCGGCATCTTTGTCCGAGGATGCAGTAAGCGCCAAGACCACTACCGCCCCGCCCAAAGACGCGGGACAGTTCCTGCTGGGCGTCATCCCCACCAGCGTCGTAGGAGCCTTTGCGTCCAACTCGCTGCTGCAGGTCCTGTGCTTCGCGATCTTCTTTGGCGCAGCAATCGTGGTGGTGGGACGCGAAAAGTGCAAGCCGGTCATCGACCTCATGGAGACGACACTGGAGCTCTTCTTCAAAATCATGTCCTGGGTCATGCGGGTTGCCCCCATTGGAGCCTTCGGCGCCATGGCCTTCATCATCGGCCAGTACGGGCTCAGTTCGCTGAGTACCTACGCCCTCCTGATTGCGGCATGCTACGGCTCAGCGCTGGTCTTCATCGGCCTGCTGTTTGTGGTGGCCTGGGTCTACCCCCGGGTTCCCCTGTGGCAGTTCATCAAGTACTCCCGCGAAGAATTCATGCTTGCCCTGGGCACGGCCTCCACTGAATCCGTCCTCCCCCGCATCATGACCAAGCTGACCAATGCCGGTTGTTCCCGGGCAACCACAGGCCTGGTGGTGCCCACGGGATACTCCTTCAATCTGGACGGAGCCGCGCTTTACCTTTCCATCTCCCTTCTTTTCCTTGCCCAGGCCTTTGGCCACAACCTGGACCTGGGTCAGCAACTGGCAGCGCTCGGCATCCTGATGCTCACCTCCAAGGGCATGGCCGGCGTTCCCGGTTCCGCCTTCCTCGCCCTCTCCGCGACGGCCGGGGCGCTCGGAATCTTCCCGGTAGCCGGAGTTGCCCTCCTGCTGGGAGCAGACCGTTTGATGGACTCCATGCGCGTAGTGGTCAACCTGCTGGGCAACTGCGTCGCCACGTTCGTGGTGTCCAAATGGGAAGGTCAATTCGACCGCGAGGCAATGCTGGCAGCTTTCCGCGGGGAGGACACGACGCCGGAGGACACGACGCAGCGTCCGAGCCTTCGGCGCTCAAGACTCCCCAGCTGA
- a CDS encoding GlxA family transcriptional regulator, producing MRIAVYAFHDVTMFHLAVPQMVFDEVARQGLAEWTTLLFADQAGRIRTAEGYQLGEILGPEAADEADVIVVPSWFDDGREPGEHLRNVLQQAHQRGVTILGLCLGTIPVADAGLLDGRSAVTHWEAFSSLSARHPDVFLDQTVLYIDHGDVLTSAGTASGLDACLHLVRTRLGSAAANQVARSLVIAPHREGGQAQYIEHPLPPRSSDDPMARLLEWALGHLGEDLTIETLANQAHMSRRTFIRAFRSSTGATPSAWVRSQRLDAARHLLESTSLSIDQVAVECGFGSAVTLRQNFARAFSTTPTDYRRRFDAQPGAALPGAPRQ from the coding sequence GTGCGCATCGCCGTATATGCCTTCCACGACGTCACGATGTTCCACCTCGCTGTCCCCCAAATGGTCTTCGACGAGGTCGCGCGCCAAGGACTCGCTGAGTGGACCACCCTGCTTTTTGCGGACCAGGCGGGCCGCATCCGCACCGCGGAAGGCTATCAGTTGGGAGAAATCCTGGGCCCCGAAGCGGCGGACGAAGCCGACGTCATTGTGGTGCCCTCGTGGTTTGATGATGGCCGCGAGCCCGGCGAGCATCTCCGCAACGTACTTCAGCAGGCGCATCAGCGTGGCGTCACCATCCTTGGCCTCTGCCTGGGCACCATCCCTGTTGCCGACGCCGGCCTCCTGGACGGACGGTCCGCCGTCACCCATTGGGAGGCCTTCAGTTCGCTCTCGGCACGCCACCCGGATGTCTTCCTGGATCAGACGGTGCTGTACATCGATCACGGCGACGTGTTGACGTCTGCCGGCACCGCCTCCGGGCTGGACGCCTGCCTGCATTTGGTCAGGACCCGCCTGGGATCCGCGGCAGCCAACCAGGTGGCACGCAGCCTGGTCATCGCTCCGCACCGCGAGGGCGGACAGGCGCAGTACATTGAGCATCCCCTGCCGCCACGTTCCTCGGACGACCCCATGGCACGCCTGCTTGAGTGGGCATTGGGGCATCTGGGCGAAGATCTGACCATCGAGACGCTCGCCAACCAGGCCCACATGAGTCGGCGAACGTTCATTCGCGCCTTCAGGTCCTCTACCGGCGCTACGCCCTCGGCGTGGGTGCGTTCCCAGCGGCTGGATGCAGCCAGGCACCTCCTGGAAAGCACCAGCTTGTCCATTGACCAGGTGGCAGTCGAATGCGGGTTCGGCAGCGCCGTGACCCTCCGGCAAAACTTTGCCCGGGCCTTTTCCACCACGCCCACTGACTATCGACGCCGCTTCGACGCCCAACCAGGCGCGGCACTGCCCGGCGCCCCGCGGCAGTGA
- a CDS encoding DUF6597 domain-containing transcriptional factor: protein MEGSFKGILYPARLPTFNRVPAPASVAGLVQWFWIPEWDIEPGRTSRQHLIAYPASNLVVQPADVVFSGPTTRAAHRDLTGSGWAVGALLRPAAVPLFTDNPGPSATRRSFWRWKNCIRPSSGQ, encoded by the coding sequence ATGGAGGGTTCCTTCAAGGGCATTCTGTACCCCGCGCGACTACCCACCTTCAACCGCGTTCCCGCGCCGGCATCGGTAGCCGGGCTGGTGCAGTGGTTCTGGATCCCCGAGTGGGACATCGAACCCGGCCGGACCTCCCGGCAGCACCTCATCGCCTACCCTGCGTCCAACCTGGTGGTGCAGCCTGCGGATGTCGTCTTTTCCGGACCCACCACCCGCGCCGCACACCGCGACCTGACCGGCTCTGGCTGGGCCGTGGGTGCGCTGCTCCGCCCGGCGGCCGTGCCGTTGTTTACCGACAATCCGGGGCCCTCCGCGACCAGGAGGTCGTTCTGGCGCTGGAAGAACTGCATTCGGCCGTCTTCAGGGCAATGA
- a CDS encoding A/G-specific adenine glycosylase: MTLPDAHQLTALHSALDQWFADAARDLPWREPDCSAWGILVSEVMLQQTPVVRVLPVWRDWMDRWPTPGHLADEPSGEAVRHWGRLGYPRRALRLHAAAVAIREQHGGNVPDTYAELLGLPGVGSYTAAAVAAFAFGRRETVVDTNIRRVHARLISGNALPAPALTAGEMRLAEALLPVEQELSVRWNASVMELGAMVCTARSPKCADCPVLSSCAWLAAGEPPPSYTPKGQSWHGTDRQVRGAVMAVLREAATPVPRQMFEQAPADLGFAPSGIGIPLAALHRLNSAPEQLERALDGLLVDGLAEIHDGGLRLPA, from the coding sequence ATGACTCTTCCCGATGCCCACCAACTGACCGCGCTCCACAGCGCCTTGGATCAGTGGTTTGCCGACGCCGCCCGGGATCTTCCGTGGCGCGAGCCGGACTGCAGCGCCTGGGGAATCCTGGTCAGCGAAGTCATGCTCCAGCAAACTCCCGTGGTCCGGGTGCTGCCCGTGTGGCGGGACTGGATGGACCGCTGGCCTACCCCGGGCCATCTTGCCGACGAGCCGTCGGGCGAAGCTGTCCGCCATTGGGGCCGCCTCGGATACCCACGCCGCGCCCTGCGACTGCACGCGGCCGCCGTCGCCATCCGTGAGCAGCACGGCGGCAACGTTCCTGACACGTACGCAGAACTTTTGGGTTTGCCTGGCGTGGGGAGTTACACGGCTGCCGCCGTCGCCGCCTTCGCTTTTGGTCGACGCGAAACCGTGGTGGACACCAACATCAGGCGGGTCCACGCCCGGCTCATTTCCGGGAACGCACTTCCTGCGCCGGCGCTGACCGCAGGCGAAATGCGGTTGGCCGAGGCCCTCCTTCCCGTCGAACAGGAACTGTCCGTGCGCTGGAACGCGTCCGTCATGGAACTCGGAGCCATGGTGTGCACGGCCCGCAGCCCCAAGTGCGCCGACTGTCCTGTCCTCTCAAGCTGCGCCTGGCTCGCCGCGGGTGAGCCGCCGCCGTCGTACACGCCCAAAGGCCAGTCCTGGCACGGCACCGACCGCCAGGTCCGCGGTGCCGTGATGGCCGTCCTCCGCGAGGCCGCCACCCCCGTCCCGCGCCAGATGTTCGAGCAGGCGCCGGCGGATCTCGGATTCGCGCCGTCGGGCATCGGGATCCCCCTCGCCGCTCTGCACCGGCTCAACTCGGCGCCGGAGCAACTTGAGCGGGCACTGGATGGACTGTTGGTGGACGGCTTGGCAGAGATACACGACGGCGGGTTGCGGCTTCCGGCCTAG
- a CDS encoding isochorismatase family protein yields the protein MSTPRRALVLVDVQQQYFSGPLEIQFPPHQESIGMIGKAIDAAMAAGIPVAAIQHSAGEGAPVFAPGTAEYNLHPDVEARRKDSWKGVVKEYGSVYAGTDLTEWLRERGVDTVTLVGYMTNNCILASAVEAEFIGFSTEVLSDATGAVNLANDAGFADAETVHTTLMALLNSNWAAVSSTDAWVDALNAGNALEGSDLGSSAVAGASR from the coding sequence ATGAGCACTCCCCGCCGCGCCCTAGTCCTGGTAGACGTCCAGCAGCAGTACTTCAGCGGGCCCCTCGAGATCCAATTCCCGCCACACCAGGAATCCATCGGGATGATCGGCAAGGCCATAGACGCCGCAATGGCCGCAGGCATCCCGGTTGCCGCCATCCAGCACAGCGCTGGAGAAGGCGCGCCGGTTTTCGCCCCGGGAACCGCGGAGTACAACCTCCACCCTGACGTCGAGGCCCGCCGGAAGGACTCCTGGAAGGGTGTCGTCAAGGAGTACGGCTCGGTCTACGCCGGGACGGACCTGACCGAGTGGCTGCGGGAGCGCGGCGTCGACACTGTCACCTTGGTGGGGTACATGACCAACAACTGCATCCTGGCCTCAGCTGTGGAAGCCGAATTTATTGGTTTCAGCACCGAAGTCCTCTCCGATGCGACCGGTGCCGTCAATCTGGCCAACGACGCAGGATTCGCTGATGCGGAAACAGTCCACACCACCCTGATGGCTTTGCTGAACTCGAACTGGGCGGCCGTCAGCAGCACTGACGCCTGGGTGGATGCCTTGAACGCGGGCAACGCCCTGGAGGGGAGCGATCTGGGGAGTTCGGCAGTGGCCGGGGCCTCGCGCTGA
- the dhaM gene encoding dihydroxyacetone kinase phosphoryl donor subunit DhaM, whose amino-acid sequence MTVGIVVVSHSSKIAEGAVELAAQMAPDVELVAAGGTDDDRIGTSLEKVLAAVEQSLVDSGGDGVVVMTDLGSAVMTAESAMEFASDPDAVLLADAPLVEGLVAAAVAAQGGSGVADVRKAAESAGYRPAEPAEPAGIIEPDASGDFKLINPLGMHARPAAKIAGGLSGLDAEVTVNGVDGMSIMALMALAAGQGSTLSVEARGKDAQRAVDYVRRLVEEGFGEL is encoded by the coding sequence ATGACGGTTGGGATCGTGGTGGTTTCGCACAGCAGCAAGATTGCCGAGGGGGCGGTGGAACTCGCCGCGCAGATGGCGCCCGACGTCGAATTGGTCGCCGCCGGGGGCACCGACGACGATCGGATCGGAACCAGCCTGGAGAAGGTGCTGGCCGCCGTCGAGCAGTCCCTGGTTGATTCCGGTGGTGACGGCGTGGTGGTCATGACCGATCTGGGCTCGGCGGTGATGACGGCCGAGTCTGCCATGGAGTTTGCGAGCGACCCTGACGCCGTGCTCCTTGCGGATGCGCCCTTGGTTGAGGGGCTGGTGGCCGCAGCCGTGGCGGCCCAAGGAGGTTCCGGCGTCGCGGATGTCCGCAAGGCTGCGGAATCCGCGGGTTACCGGCCCGCGGAGCCCGCGGAACCAGCCGGCATCATCGAGCCGGATGCCAGCGGCGACTTCAAGCTCATCAACCCCTTGGGTATGCACGCCAGGCCCGCGGCGAAGATCGCAGGCGGCCTGTCCGGGTTGGACGCCGAGGTGACCGTCAACGGCGTCGATGGCATGTCCATCATGGCGCTCATGGCGCTCGCCGCCGGCCAGGGTTCCACGCTTAGTGTCGAAGCCCGCGGCAAGGACGCGCAGAGAGCTGTTGACTACGTTCGACGGTTGGTGGAAGAAGGGTTCGGGGAGCTCTAG
- the dhaK gene encoding dihydroxyacetone kinase subunit DhaK encodes MKKLINDPRAVVDESVEGFGMAHADIVDVHPEPKYVIRKGAPVAGKVALVSGGGSGHEPLHAGFVGFGMLDAAVPGAVFTSPTPDQIIPATVAVDSGAGVVHIVKNYTGDVLNFETAAEMAQAEGVHVRSVLVNDDVAVEDSLYTAGRRGVGGTVLVEKIAGASAQRGDDLDTVTAIAERVVANVRTMGVALSGCTVPHAGTPSFELEDNEIEIGIGIHGEPGRHKIAMEPADAITDRLLEPVLEDLALASGDKVLLFVNGMGGTPQSELYIVYRRAAQVLAERGATVERSLVGNYVTSLEMQGCSVSVLRLDDEMTRLWDAPVHTAALRWGA; translated from the coding sequence ATGAAAAAGCTCATAAATGATCCACGCGCAGTGGTGGACGAGTCCGTCGAAGGGTTCGGCATGGCCCATGCCGACATTGTGGACGTCCATCCTGAGCCCAAATACGTCATCCGAAAGGGTGCTCCGGTGGCGGGCAAGGTTGCCTTGGTCTCCGGCGGTGGCAGCGGTCACGAGCCCTTGCACGCAGGTTTCGTGGGATTCGGCATGCTCGACGCCGCTGTGCCCGGCGCCGTCTTCACCTCGCCAACCCCTGACCAGATTATTCCGGCGACCGTCGCGGTGGACTCTGGCGCCGGCGTCGTTCATATCGTGAAGAACTACACCGGCGACGTCCTGAACTTTGAAACCGCCGCCGAGATGGCGCAGGCCGAAGGCGTGCACGTGCGTTCGGTTCTGGTGAACGACGACGTTGCGGTGGAAGATTCGCTGTACACGGCAGGCCGGCGCGGGGTAGGCGGAACGGTCCTGGTGGAAAAGATCGCAGGGGCTTCGGCTCAGCGTGGTGACGATCTTGACACCGTCACGGCCATTGCCGAACGGGTGGTGGCCAACGTGCGGACCATGGGCGTGGCACTGTCCGGCTGCACCGTGCCGCACGCAGGCACGCCGAGCTTCGAGCTGGAAGACAACGAGATCGAGATCGGTATAGGCATTCACGGCGAACCGGGCCGGCACAAGATCGCCATGGAGCCAGCCGATGCCATCACCGACCGCCTGCTGGAGCCTGTGCTGGAGGATCTTGCCCTGGCATCCGGGGACAAGGTGCTGCTGTTCGTGAACGGCATGGGCGGAACCCCGCAAAGCGAGCTCTACATTGTCTACCGGCGTGCAGCCCAGGTCCTGGCCGAACGTGGTGCCACCGTGGAGCGCTCGCTGGTGGGCAATTACGTGACGTCCCTGGAGATGCAGGGCTGCTCGGTCTCGGTCCTGCGCCTTGATGACGAGATGACCCGGCTATGGGATGCTCCCGTCCATACTGCAGCATTGCGGTGGGGAGCCTGA
- a CDS encoding VOC family protein translates to MTDTTSTESTTAAHGEHTTHGIPNGLTSLTPFLSVPNAKAAIAFYRDVFGARVVGETEMGGIVVHAELDFGNGHLQLGEPNPEYHLVQAPSGEDDCYSLGLYCSDADSLVREAEQAGAAIREPLTTFVSGDRYASIRDPFGVRWSIMTRVEDLSEQESNRRVEEWAAQQG, encoded by the coding sequence ATGACAGATACTACAAGCACAGAATCAACCACGGCCGCCCACGGGGAGCACACCACCCACGGCATACCGAACGGTCTCACCAGCCTCACGCCGTTCCTCTCGGTGCCGAACGCCAAGGCGGCCATCGCCTTTTACCGGGACGTGTTCGGGGCCCGCGTGGTGGGCGAAACTGAGATGGGCGGGATAGTGGTCCATGCCGAACTGGACTTCGGAAACGGCCACCTCCAGCTGGGTGAGCCCAACCCTGAATATCATTTGGTCCAGGCACCGTCCGGCGAGGACGACTGCTATTCCCTGGGACTCTACTGCTCCGACGCGGACAGCCTTGTCCGTGAAGCAGAGCAAGCCGGCGCCGCCATCCGGGAGCCGTTGACCACCTTCGTTTCAGGTGACCGCTATGCGAGCATCCGCGATCCGTTCGGCGTCCGCTGGTCCATCATGACGCGTGTCGAGGACCTCTCCGAGCAAGAGAGCAACCGCCGCGTCGAGGAATGGGCGGCACAGCAGGGCTAA
- a CDS encoding amino-acid N-acetyltransferase has product MNSTFSLRPARTSDVAAIKRLVAPLAEERILMAKETVAYYESLQEFRIAESDGGEVIGCGALHVMWEDLAEIRTLAAADSWRGRGVGHVLVEDLLEEARALGVSRVFCLTFEVDFFKRHGFEVMADQSAVDPQVYSELLRSHDEGVAEFLDLARVKPNTLGNTRMIKQL; this is encoded by the coding sequence GTGAATTCGACCTTCAGCCTCCGCCCTGCCCGCACCAGCGATGTGGCTGCGATCAAGAGGCTTGTGGCGCCCTTGGCGGAGGAGCGGATCCTCATGGCCAAGGAGACTGTGGCTTATTACGAGAGCCTGCAGGAATTCCGGATCGCCGAGTCCGACGGCGGGGAAGTCATTGGCTGCGGCGCTCTCCACGTGATGTGGGAGGACCTGGCCGAGATCCGCACTCTTGCGGCTGCTGATTCCTGGCGGGGGCGGGGTGTGGGGCATGTCCTGGTGGAGGATCTCCTTGAGGAAGCGCGTGCCCTTGGCGTGAGCCGGGTCTTCTGCCTGACGTTCGAGGTGGATTTCTTCAAGCGCCACGGGTTTGAAGTCATGGCTGACCAGTCGGCCGTGGATCCCCAGGTGTACTCCGAGCTGCTGCGCTCACATGACGAAGGTGTGGCGGAGTTCCTGGACCTGGCCCGGGTGAAGCCGAACACCTTAGGCAATACCCGCATGATCAAGCAGCTCTAG
- the dhaL gene encoding dihydroxyacetone kinase subunit DhaL, with protein MGLTVDWATDWLKLSAKAMEEHRVELIELDRAIGDSDHGENMDRGFQAVLQKLEEAPPATPGAALKAAAMALMSKVGGAAGPLYGTAFLRAATALGDAVEIEAETLAAALAAARDGVVARGKAELGDKTMIDAWTPAVEAAQKAAAGGADPVGVLEAAAEAAETGAMATDPLVARKGRASYLGERSAGHRDPGAASTALLLRAAAAAAAGSTTETGTDAV; from the coding sequence ATGGGGTTGACCGTTGACTGGGCCACGGACTGGTTGAAACTTTCCGCCAAAGCCATGGAAGAGCACCGCGTGGAACTGATCGAACTTGATCGGGCGATCGGCGACTCGGACCACGGCGAAAACATGGACCGCGGGTTCCAGGCCGTCCTCCAGAAACTCGAGGAGGCGCCACCCGCAACTCCCGGAGCCGCGCTCAAGGCCGCCGCGATGGCCCTCATGTCCAAGGTGGGCGGCGCTGCCGGGCCGCTGTATGGGACGGCCTTTCTGCGGGCCGCTACTGCGCTGGGCGATGCCGTCGAGATCGAGGCCGAAACTCTGGCGGCTGCTCTCGCTGCAGCACGTGATGGCGTGGTGGCGCGCGGCAAAGCGGAGCTTGGGGACAAGACCATGATCGACGCGTGGACACCCGCAGTGGAAGCTGCCCAAAAAGCCGCGGCGGGCGGCGCAGATCCGGTGGGCGTACTGGAAGCGGCTGCCGAAGCAGCTGAGACCGGGGCGATGGCAACGGATCCCTTGGTGGCGCGCAAAGGACGGGCCAGCTACCTGGGGGAGCGCAGTGCCGGGCACCGCGACCCCGGGGCGGCCTCAACGGCGCTGCTCCTCCGTGCGGCCGCCGCGGCTGCTGCCGGCTCCACTACCGAGACAGGAACCGACGCCGTATGA
- a CDS encoding DUF4235 domain-containing protein, with product MNILVKIFGLAIGLGAGALANKTLEGLWEKKTGKPAPKDSTDLNDSLPGVLVFAVVSAAVAAVVHVLTQRGTKSALARMKKTADEV from the coding sequence GTGAACATACTGGTGAAAATTTTCGGCCTGGCAATTGGTCTTGGCGCCGGCGCGCTGGCAAACAAGACGCTGGAGGGCCTCTGGGAGAAGAAGACCGGCAAGCCCGCCCCCAAGGACAGCACAGACCTCAATGACTCACTTCCGGGAGTGCTGGTCTTCGCGGTTGTCTCGGCCGCCGTCGCCGCCGTGGTTCACGTTCTTACCCAGCGGGGCACCAAGAGCGCCCTGGCCCGCATGAAGAAGACGGCAGACGAGGTCTAA
- a CDS encoding CsbD family protein, translating to MGADDKMENAGEKLGGKAKEAAGKLTDNERLEAEGKGDQTKADLKGAGEKLKDAFKKD from the coding sequence ATGGGTGCTGACGACAAAATGGAGAACGCTGGCGAGAAGCTTGGTGGCAAGGCCAAGGAAGCTGCCGGAAAGTTGACGGACAACGAGCGTCTTGAAGCAGAAGGCAAGGGCGACCAGACGAAGGCCGACCTCAAGGGCGCCGGCGAGAAGCTGAAGGACGCCTTCAAGAAAGACTAG